The Mycolicibacterium cosmeticum sequence GTTGCGACTATACGGAACGCACGCCCCGCTTTGTTGATTCCCGTGAGGTGATGAGTCGTGCGTGCGGATGCGGCCCGCAATCGAGCCAAGGTGCTCGAGGTCGCCTACCAGACCTTTGCGGCCGACGGGCTGGGCGTTCCCATCGACGAGATCGCCCGCCGGGCCGGGGTGGGGGCGGGCACCGTCTACCGGCATTTCCCCACCAAGGAAGACCTGTTCCGGGCGGTCGTGGAAGACCGGTTGCGGCAGATCATCGACGAGGGCCGCGCCCTGCTGGCGGCCGATCCGGCCGACGGCCTGTTCGCGCTGATCCGCGCGATGGTGCTGCAGTGGGGCGCCACCGACCGGGGCCTGGTCGACGCGCTGGCCGGCGCCGGGGTGGACGTCAACAGCGCCCTGCCCGAGGCCGAGACGGAGTTCCTCGGCATGGTCGGGGACCTGCTGCTGGCGGCGCAACGCGCCGGGGCGGTGCGCCCGGATGTCACCGTCCCCGAAGTGAAGGCGCTCGTCGTCGGTCTGCAGGCGATGCAGGCCTACAACGCCGGGGTTGCCGAACGCGGCACCGAAGTGGTGATCGACGGTTTGCGCCCGCGGTGAACCGGGCGTCGCCGACCTTGCACTCGCCCTGGTCGAGTGCTAAGAACGTACTTGGCACTCTCGACTGGTGAGTGCTAGGTCGGGACGGTGAGGCCGGGGCCGCACCTGCGGGAGCACACTCCAGCCGTCCGTCGCGGGCACTGCGCCCGGCCACAGACGTGCAATTCCCAACCGGAGGAATCACTTCGCAATGGCTAAGACAATTGCGTATGACGAAGAGGCCCGTCGCGGCCTCGAGCGGGGCCTGAACAGCCTCGCCGACGCGGTCAAGGTGACGCTGGGCCCCAAGGGCCGCAACGTCGTCCTGGAGAAGAAGTGGGGCGCCCCCACGATCACCAACGACGGTGTGTCCATCGCCAAGGAGATCGAGCTCGAGGACCCGTACGAGAAGATCGGCGCTGAGCTGGTCAAAGAGGTCGCCAAGAAGACCGACGACGTCGCGGGCGACGGCACCACCACCGCCACCGTCCTGGCCCAGGCCCTGGTTCGCGAAGGCCTGCGCAACGTCGCTGCCGGCGCCAACCCGCTCGGCCTGAAGCGCGGCATCGAGAAGGCTGTCGAGGCCGTCACCGCTCGCCTGCTGTCGACCGCCAAGGAGGTCGAGACCAAGGAGCAGATCGCTGCCACCGCCGGTATCTCGGCCGGTGACCAGTCGATCGGCGACCTGATCGCCGAGGCGCTCGACAAGGTCGGCAACGAGGGTGTCATCACCGTCGAGGAGTCCAACACCTTCGGCCTGCAGCTGGAGCTCACCGAGGGTATGCGCTTCGACAAGGGCTACATCTCGGGCTACTTCGTGACCGACGCCGAGCGTCAGGAAGCCGTCCTGGAGGATCCCTACATCCTGCTGGTCAGCTCGAAGGTCTCGACCGTCAAGGACCTGCTGCCGCTGCTGGAGAAGGTCATCCAGTCCGGCAAGCCGCTGCTGATCATCGCCGAGGACGTCGAGGGCGAGGCCCTGTCGACCCTGGTGGTCAACAAGATCCGTGGCACCTTCAAGTCGGTCGCCGTCAAGGCCCCCGGCTTCGGTGACCGCCGCAAGGCCATGCTGCAGGACATCGCCATCCTCACCGGTGGCCAGGTCATCAGCGAAGAGGTCGGCCTGTCGCTGGAGACCGCCGACCTGGCGCTGCTCGGCCAGGCCCGCAAGGTCGTCGTCACCAAGGACGAGACCACCATCGTCGAGGGTGCCGGTGACTCCGACGCCATCGCCGGTCGGGTGGCCCAGATCCGCGCCGAGATCGAGAACAGCGACTCCGACTACGACCGCGAGAAGCTGCAGGAGCGCCTGGCCAAGCTGGCCGGCGGTGTTGCGGTGATCAAGGCCGGCGCCGCCACCGAGGTGGAGCTCAAGGAGCGCAAGCACCGCATCGAGGACGCCGTTCGCAACGCGAAGGCCGCCGTCGAAGAGGGCATCGTCGCCGGTGGTGGCGTGGCCCTGCTGCAGTCGGCTCCGGCCCTGGACGAGCTGAAGCTCGAGGGTGACGAGGCGACCGGTGCCAACATCGTGCGCGTCGCGCTGTCGGCCCCGCTGAAGCAGATCGCCTTCAACGGTGGTCTGGAGCCGGGCGTCGTCGCCGAGAAGGTGTCGAACCTGGAAGCCGGTCACGGCCTGAACGCCGCGACCAACGTGTACGAGGACCTGCTGGCCGCCGGCGTTGCCGACCCGGTCAAGGTCACCCGCTCGGCGCTGCAGAACGCGGCGTCCATCGCGGCGCTGT is a genomic window containing:
- a CDS encoding TetR/AcrR family transcriptional regulator is translated as MRADAARNRAKVLEVAYQTFAADGLGVPIDEIARRAGVGAGTVYRHFPTKEDLFRAVVEDRLRQIIDEGRALLAADPADGLFALIRAMVLQWGATDRGLVDALAGAGVDVNSALPEAETEFLGMVGDLLLAAQRAGAVRPDVTVPEVKALVVGLQAMQAYNAGVAERGTEVVIDGLRPR
- the groL gene encoding chaperonin GroEL (60 kDa chaperone family; promotes refolding of misfolded polypeptides especially under stressful conditions; forms two stacked rings of heptamers to form a barrel-shaped 14mer; ends can be capped by GroES; misfolded proteins enter the barrel where they are refolded when GroES binds), with amino-acid sequence MAKTIAYDEEARRGLERGLNSLADAVKVTLGPKGRNVVLEKKWGAPTITNDGVSIAKEIELEDPYEKIGAELVKEVAKKTDDVAGDGTTTATVLAQALVREGLRNVAAGANPLGLKRGIEKAVEAVTARLLSTAKEVETKEQIAATAGISAGDQSIGDLIAEALDKVGNEGVITVEESNTFGLQLELTEGMRFDKGYISGYFVTDAERQEAVLEDPYILLVSSKVSTVKDLLPLLEKVIQSGKPLLIIAEDVEGEALSTLVVNKIRGTFKSVAVKAPGFGDRRKAMLQDIAILTGGQVISEEVGLSLETADLALLGQARKVVVTKDETTIVEGAGDSDAIAGRVAQIRAEIENSDSDYDREKLQERLAKLAGGVAVIKAGAATEVELKERKHRIEDAVRNAKAAVEEGIVAGGGVALLQSAPALDELKLEGDEATGANIVRVALSAPLKQIAFNGGLEPGVVAEKVSNLEAGHGLNAATNVYEDLLAAGVADPVKVTRSALQNAASIAALFLTTEAVVADKPEKAAAPAGDPTGGMGGMDF